The Nostoc sp. 'Lobaria pulmonaria (5183) cyanobiont' DNA window TACTATGCCCTTGGATGGTACTCGCTGCTTTAATGATTTCCACCGGCCCCGCTAAATAGCCAAGTCTCCAACCAGTCATGGAATAAGCCTTCGCAAACCCATTACTAATCAAACTGCGGTCAAAAATTTCCTTCCCTAGAGAACCGATGCTGATATGTTCTGCACCGTTATAGAGAATCTTTTCGTAAATCTCATCAGAGACGACAAAGATATCTGCATCAACTACTACCTTCGCCAGTGCTTTGATTTCATCTGGCGTGTAAACCATCCCTGTAGGATTAGATGGGGAGTTGAGGATAAATAACTTCGTCTTCGGCGTGATTGCTTTACGGAGTTGTTCGGGAGTAATTTTATAACCCGTCGTTGCATCTGTAGGCACAATTACCGAGACTCCACCGACTAAAGTCACCATTTCGGGATAACTTAGCCAGTAGGGCGCAGGGATAATTACCTCATCACCTGGGTCAATTAGCGCCACAATCAAGTTGTACAGAGAATGCTTACCGCCATTGGTGACGATGACATTCTCTGACTTATAATCAAGACCGTTGTCGGTTTTAAGCTTGTGGGCGATCGCTTCCCTTAACTTTGGTTCTCCAGCTGCTGCACCGTACTTGGTTTTGCCTTCTTCC harbors:
- a CDS encoding pyridoxal phosphate-dependent aminotransferase, yielding MKLAARVSQVTPSLTLAIAAKAKALKVEGIDVCSFSAGEPDFDTPAHIKAAAVKALEEGKTKYGAAAGEPKLREAIAHKLKTDNGLDYKSENVIVTNGGKHSLYNLIVALIDPGDEVIIPAPYWLSYPEMVTLVGGVSVIVPTDATTGYKITPEQLRKAITPKTKLFILNSPSNPTGMVYTPDEIKALAKVVVDADIFVVSDEIYEKILYNGAEHISIGSLGKEIFDRSLISNGFAKAYSMTGWRLGYLAGPVEIIKAASTIQGHSTSNVCTFAQYGAIAALQSSQDCVEEMRQAFAKRRQVMLDRLNAIPGLSTASPDGAFYLFPDISKTGLKSLEFCDALLEKYQVAVIPGIAFGADDNIRLSYATDMATIEKGMDRLEKFVKSRS